TACCTCTGCACATTGAACCTCTTGCCTTAGTTCACCCAAATCAGATAACGAGAAATACTGTAGAAAAAACACATGTAAAACAGTAAATATTAGAGTTAGAATCAGAGCTAATGCAAAAGTAGAAAGACactaagaatatttttaaaaattacaaacttcTAATCAATCATCACTAAtgctaaacaatttttttttttttttttttttttttttttttttttttttacacttaggtatgaggaaaaatttcttttcaaaattttcacctgaTTACTAACACAGCTGCTCAGCAGCATACATAGGGACCCACCAACCTAAGACGACTGTCACTGGAAAAATCTATACTGGATTGCGGTAAGTGGTGCATCGCCCAACGATAATTGTATAAAAAAACATAGGTTCTTAGGGCAGCTTGTTACTTTTGACTTGCTCATGTATATGGGAAACTTGCAACTTACTCTATCACAGACTGGAGAAAATATTCCGTagagatctcaaaatttgactctTTAACCCCTCTCCACAAAAACCGCTCTACTGATAACTTTGACTGTGTGGGTCAGTCTTTTTTCTCAAGGAGGACAAAATGTAAATTTCAGCTAATAGTCATTTAAATTATGCAACATTAGGATGCCATCCTTTATCAAATTTCATAGATAAAATTTTATAAACTTAAATGATATCATTGTTAACTGGGTGTAAAACGTTTGAAAAGGCACTGACTGGCAAAAGAGTAAAATTCCATTAGCAGGACTCTCCTTGAGTTTCTGTTTGGCAGATTGAGTCTCGTTCTTTCCCTTTTCTGGTCTGCTCAAGAGGACAGTTCTttccctctctcttttcttgAATCATcatctcaaaaatatttcatatgATTATggagatttattttttacttttagaatTTGCCTCGCAGTGCTTCAataaatttaatgataaaatttttTGTACCTGGCTGGGATAAAGTTTTGAGTGGCAAGAGTAAACTCCAAGAGTGTAAGGATTATCCATATTATTCTGAAGATTGTCTAAACACAGGTTGCTTTCTACAGCTCTCATCTGCAGGAAAAGAAATAAACCAACACAAGGTTAAAATTAAGACAGTGCTAAAgagtaaagagagagaaaaaaattgaaatgcatCATTGAGGATTTGAAGAGAGTAATTCCATAAATTTCTGGCATAAAACAGTTACAGTAAATAGTAAATCTTTTCAGTCTAAGACAGGACTCACAACTATCCAAAATCGCAATGTGAATGACCACTCATCAGATTTTCTGTATGACCTTTAGGAATAGTCTGCCATACCCTAGAGGGGAAGATAATACTTTCAactaaaaattgacaaaaaaatactTCTAGGCTATCAATTTTACTAAAATGAGACTAAAATCTGTTGAAATCAAACAAATGCAGTCAAAAGAGAGACTCGTTCATTTGCACTGAAAAGAGTGTCCCAGACCATTCATACCAAGACTGTTTCTCCATTATTTTAGGTCATATAAAGTGAAGGTCTGTGGGGAAAACCGGGGAATAGATCCCAAGAAAGCCAagtttcatcatttaaaagccTCCTTGTTCCCATCGAGAGCTGTAAAGGGGGTCTTAACTTCGTGCAGCAAATTTGAACCTAATTTAACCTTGAAAGTATAAAATTTGCCCATCCCTGTGCGAAATATTGACTCCTTAAGTTGGGGGACTGAGCCCCCCTTGATAAAATGCTAAGTCACCAAACTGACGTTGAGGCCCAAGAAAACGATGTTCTATGAATGATGGACCTCAAGGAAGCCAAAACCCCTGCAGGCCTCGCTGATGGGACAGACAGGATGGAGGCCCTAAATTTATAAGTTTGACAAGCTAGGGCTCGTCTACTACCCCATCTGCAACTTCGAGGGGCTTCAGAACCGTCAGATTCCGATTCCTAAGAGTCCATTACCCTAGAAAACTGCTTTTATCTGGGTCTCTACATCAACTCTATGAACTAGCATTATATGGAAGGAGGGCTCTACTCCTAACTTCAGTTGTTTATCGATTGTAAATTTACAAGAATGAATATATAAAGCTGAAGGGACTTACACGACCATAGGCTTGAACTTTTTCGTCTGGAATGAATTTCTCGGgcaaaattttctcaagatACCATTTGAAAGACTTGCACTTGAGATTAtgccttagatttttcctttcTGTCAAGTCACCAATGTCTATGTCCTGCAGAAATgtgaaaacaacaaaattaccaaaaaaaaaaaaaaaaacactttcacACAAAATGTCACTGATAAGAAGGGTTTAcatcaaatttccaaaaaaaattgacaggcATGTCTCTGAAAAGACAGTTACCTATAGCTATCAATGTTACTGATTTCATGAAGTAAAAAATCAAGTCGCAAGTTTTTCTACCTACCGTTGGTGGTTGACTTTATCGAAAGCCTGGGCAAAATCCTAGAATATCCCGTTACAGAAATGTATTCTCTCCAGTGCTTTTTCAATGAAAGATGTTACGCAGTGAAGTTGCTCTATAGTACTGTGTTAGGCATGGAGACCAAATTGTACATTTATGATTGGGCCTTTTTTGTTGATGATTCTTAGCAGtctttcaatgtaaattttttcaaagatttttcctAAAACTGGTTAAAGGAAGATAGGTCTATATGAATCAGGGTTTGCAGAAGGTTTACCAgtttttaatattattataattttggcTTTTTTCTCCTGGAGAGGAAAATACTGAGTTTGGTGACCGCATTGTATAAAGTGACCAGTTTCCTGATTACTACTGCAGTTAGCTGTTTAACATTTATCCCAGAGATCAAGCCAAAACTAGGCGCTTTTCGAAGTTTAGTTTTACATTTGAGAACTTCATTAAAACTTatcttgttaattttttttatcgggCAGGAAGCGAATGTTCTCAAGATTAATCTTCTTGCTCTCTTCCTCTGATAGATCATCTTCCTTGTCATTGGACAAGGAAGTCATGACTTTGTTTGGTTTGAACACTTTTTCCGGGTGAGAGACAATTGCGAATGCCTTATCTTTCGCATTTTTTGCCCAATTCCCTTCGTTGTTGCAGATTAGTAAGCTGAGTTGAGCAGATCGCTTAAAATATTTGGTAGCTTTCCATAGTCATTGGCCTCTCTAGCCCCCAGGCTGGACAgaaatttttcgtatttttcgtTTCTTAATTGATTTAGTCTTTTTTGTACTGATTTATTCGATCAATTATACTCTTTTTTATCATTCTCAAATCTGGTCTTAGTCATATTCTTCCTCGCTTTCTTCTTGTTCTCCACAATGTCAGGAGGCAGTCTCGTTCTCATAAacgcttaattttttttttttttttttttttccaatttgttaTTTTAATTAAGTAGTTTAAAAATAGATGGTGCAAATTTAAAAAGTCATAATCTCAAAACTGAGATATGTATCATTTActgaaaatttatttaattaccTTCAACTCTGGCCGGTGTAAATAAAAGAAGCGCTTGTAGTCATCCATCCACACTTCTACAAGTCGAGCTGTATTTATACCATGAGTGTCTTTGGAGCCAGGAAAAGAATAGGggtggaaattccggaaaatatGACCAACACGAGAGCAGGGTATTGTTTCTAGCAGACCTCCACATTGCCAGATctgtcgacaaaaattgatcagaTGATTTATGAAATAAATTCAGTTAGCCATGTTTGTTTGAATCAAGTGCTGCTGCTTTGACTGCAAAATTTCTCTTTCACCGTGATAGTAGCAAGATAACACCGTATCGGATTTGGATGTGTATACTTATAAGCAAAATCTGACAGCAAGCCGTTAGTGTCTGCCTTCTTAGTTTGAGTCTCTCCAGAGAAACGCACCATGGATGGCGTTTGTTTCTCATTTTGATGGAGGATTTATCACAGATATCAAAATTTCTGAATGAGAGAAAGGTTTTTCACAAATGAACGTTTATTTCTCAAGTGCCAACAAGTAATGATTTAGGCATTGGTACGGTACTGAAGAATAACAGTTCAGATATCTGGACAGTGCCGAGGAATAATCACTTGATAAATTAACCCTTTGAGTACCACGCCCGAGAATACTCGGGTTGTGGCAAGCCACCGTCACAGACCACGCCCGAGTATTCTCGTGCTGCGCCTTGCGTTCGTATTTCCCGCTCTAGCTCCcttgtttttcaatgaaattaagCATACAGCATATGCGCACTCTGACAGCAAAGATATGAACTACATCTTTATCTTATCCTTGACAGAGAGCGCCACTATCGGCGGCCGTATTCCTAACGCGGCCGTCAAAGGGTTAATCaatttgaattaattaatttaaaacagAACTTTGAACTTTGATTAATTTGAAACGGTTATACTGGTGCAAAGTAATTTAAAGTCCCTTAAAGAGAATGAAAAAACTTACCCTGAACGACATTTCCAAATTCTCACCTCCCCAGACATCCATTTGAGAATCGTAGGACCCAATTTCccaaaaatactctcgatttaTTGCAAAAAGCCCACCTGCCATGGTTGGAGATCTGAGGAAGATATGGATAAAAGTAAAGATGGTTTACTTAATTGTAAACAAGATACAATTCACAGCAAAATGGTAGGGAAAAGTTAATGAGTTGACTTTAAAGTCAGCCCATAAAAAATGATCAATGCCAAACccatgaatggaccactagacagggtacaaaTATGGGCATCCTGACATACaattcctctttaaaatttcacatagaacttGATTTGCGcagtgaaaattactgaattaaCTCAAAACTGATATATTTACATTCTTATTTAGCATtggttatgaaaaatttgaaactctCTTTCACAAGAAAAACCAGACTAAGTATGTGCATCAAATCATGCACTACAACGCTTATGCTAGGCTTTTTGATTGAGCGGTGTTCCTTCCCCGCCCTGTGTTATCTTAAGTGTAAACGACGCACAACAGTTGAACCCAAGCCAAGAGATTTCCATGATTAGTTCAAGAGATAATGGTATTTTTTACCAGAAGGTTCTTAGTATAATTTTGTTGGCGAATCTGGCCAGAGCCAGGAATAGGACTTTGCTGCAGGCAGTGGAAACTTGATTCTTCCAAACTGTTCTAGTCAAAATATTACTTtcacacaaattttcctgagtcTCAACTAAGAAATTTATCCACTAAATTGATTTTCATTGGAAAGATCTAGAATTTTCCGCGGAATCCTAAGTAATTCCTGCAAAATATTCACATACCTGGTTGGAGCTATGGCTGATTTCCTCCGTTCGTTTTCTCTTGGAGGCACTGGTATCCATGTGAAATGGCCTGACCAGAAAAAACTACCAATTTGGAAGTGTGTCTTATCACCACTGTAAATGTAAGCTAAGTTTTTATCATCAATAATGTCTATGATCGGTGTTAAAACTGCATTTCTTTGTTCTTTGATCCTCTGCAACATTGGTTCAAGCCTGAAATCAAAAGATAAAAGAATCTTTTTAACTAAGTACTCGGATTGAGAAACCCTACATAGAAATTCAAGAATTTATGAAAATAATGTCAGTTTGATAAAGCAAAATTTAGATACTTTCAAAGGTGTTTCTTTAATGTGAATTATTTTTGTCCTTATAGTTGCTAAATTCGGAGATAAACAATTCCTCATTTAACACCCAATGTTGCACACTAAGAGACTTGGAAACATGAGATGACTACAGGGAAAGAAACATCTATGATTCatccatttcaaatttttcaccaaGCACGTAGGCCTTTTTGATGTACATATATTTCCGAAATATTTAGAAGCTAGCTAGCCATTTAAAAAGttcttacatttttttgagcttctctGGAGCTCAGGTGATCAATGAAAATTGCCAGAGAACCAGTATcacattaaaataattaaactgaTTCACTTTAATTCTGACAAAAATACATGAGTTGGGATCTTCAtctgtaaatatatttttagtaCTAATAAACCTGTACTCGAGAAAGTAACATCCTTTGAATTAGGCCATGAAAGAGAACaatttaatttacattttactCTATTCTATACTCTTGCAACCCCCCTGCCATAACCCAGTTAAATAATATCTCAAGGTTGCAGGATTTGTAATACCTAAATCAAAAAcctaaaatatggaaaaaaaagagaacaaaaaattgaatttgcctTATACAATGTTTGCACTTTTACAGACTAATAGGAAAAAAGATTCTAATAAGAAGGGGAAAatgaaattaccatttaatgcCAACTTCACAATGCGAGTCAAGGAAAACCAGAACATCTCCTGTGGCAACTTGTGCTCCAGCAAGCCGAGCTCTTATCAACCCTGAGCGTTTTTTTAGTCGCAAAAGTTTTACTTTTGATGGTAGTCTTGTGTACAAGTAATAGTCAAGTTTTCCTTTTAGTTCCTCTGAAAATAAAAGATACAGTATAAGTGATTAAGATTGATTGTTACAGTTTGGTCTGAAGAAATTAAGATCATAAAGATAAGAGGAATTTTTATCATTATAAGAGGCTAATATTTTTAGGAACAAGTTACAGCACTTGGGACTTAAGAGGCAGGAAACTAGATTCCGGCCTTGAACTACATGACTACTTAAATCCTTGGTCAAGACCATGGAATCTTGAATTAGTAAAAACATGGACTAAAACAGGACCAAATACCCAGTTAGCAAGATTGAGCTCCGTCATTTGGATCCATTAGCCCGTACAGGAGCTCGCTCCAATACTCGCGTTATCCACAAAATGTAGCAGTAGATTGAAGATGGCATTGCTAAGCGCGCTCCTTACAGTCTCCGTCCACAGTCTCTAGCGGCAGATTGGAGACTGAGTTGATAAGCGCGCTTCTCACGGTGTTCATCCACCGTCTCTAGCGGTTGAACGAAAATGAGTCGGGAACGAGTCCAGGCGAGCGCATCTAGCCGCGTGTGTAGTGCGTTTGGAGTTGCGGAGAAATGCAGGAGTCTGGATGCGCGCGCCGCGCGTCCTTCAACAGGCAAGTTGTAGTTCTGTTGTGTTGTGATGTGATTTGAGTCGTGAGCGCTTATGGAATTGATTGTAAAGTCCACTTGTTAAAGTAAGTATTTTCCCCATGTTTTTATtgcgttttcattttctttaccgGTGTTTAATTCTGCCGCTCGTGCAAGAAACAAAGCCGAAGTATTTATCTCTTAGTTAGTTAGTATTTCGCTGAGGGACGAAAGTTAGTTTTCCTTTTCAGAGCTAGTAACCTCCCTACCACTTTGTACCATGCTCTGTTTGTTTGAATTCAACATATTTCCTTGCGAAAGTGCAGGACAGCTGATCCTCAGTTGTCCTCCAGACGTTGAATTACTAATGCGGCAAGAACACAATTCAGCTTAATAAGCCAAAATTCTCGTGATTGTAGTCTATTCGAATCTTACTTGGCTAATGCAAGGTACCACTGGCTTATATCTTGTAGACTCGTGTAAGCACTCGAGCAGTGAGCTTGCTTATGAGTTGTCGACGTATATACTTAATCAATGAGTTTCAGACTGCATCTCACTTCTTCTCCGCTAGGTACTTTCATCTGTGCTCAGGGTTGGAATTGTCCTTGTCCATTGTAACCTATCTCGGATGAGATAAGCTGAACTCAATGAGTAATTGATTTTGGTTTCATCCGCTGGGTGGTCCTTGTGAGGTGTGGAGTATTTGTTCACAATAACATACCTCAAGGGGTTGCGGAGTCTCTCAGAAGTCAACGGAAATGAAATGGTGATTTTCACAGAACTTTTATGCGTTAGTTCTGAAGTAttcaatatttaaatgataacaatcgCTGATTCGTTTAACAGAGTAAATGTATAAGAACTAAACATAAGTTGGGTTTATTAGGTGTGAAGCTAATGTGTAATGTCATTTTCTTCATCTGTTTTTCAGTGGCCTCACTCCAGACGAGCATCTGCACTCAGATTTATTTCCAAGTATTCTGGAATTTCCAAGCGGCTAATATTCTATGATCTGATTGCCCATCCTGTATCTGAGCAATCATTGGTAGAGAGTTAGCAGCAAAATCAAATCAcctcaaaattcatcatttagtGCTTCAAACAACATTGATATCAAGGAAgatttagtgtaggcaacttaaataatcataaacagtgactttcaaagtttgatttgtccagatattaattttttcaaacgaagaagaaaagtgTACTTAAGTTCAGTGTTGGAAATGCCTAAATATCTGAATCAGTAGGTAAAACCAAACTGTtctgaatttaagttttaaagaAGAACTTTATATTTGGTGagtctttttttatataatttcttaACACATACTCTTTCAACACAGAAGGACTTTGATAAACTGTAGAAAGCAGTTTCTTTTGATGCTCATCATGAAACATCAACTCAGCAAGTTTGATGCCCTCTCAAGTCTGAGTTACATATTTGTGCTGtatattacctgaaaattttgattttatgtagTTCAAAGCCTTGaatattttctgtcatactttttagTTATCTAGCTGTATTTGTCGGCATCATTTAAGTGGATCTGAATGTCATGATTTATCATTATAACttattaagcttaaattaaagacATTGTGTACCTCCATCCCCCCAAAACTGAGGGTCTCGCAGTCAAAATCTCACGATACTTTACACCGGTGACTAATGAAGAGTTACTGGAGTAAGCGTTATTCGGACTAGATGTGGCGCATCAATCAATACCTTGGTATACATTTTCTACATCAAACTTCATTCATCTTTGCAGGGTTCTCTATGGCAAACATGCTCCCTTTGTGCTACCAGCTACATGTGTCTTTCAGTGTCATTGATTATCCTAGGATGACCAATGACATGTGTCATCCATAATCGTAGGATGACCAATGACATGCGCCGTTTAATGTCATTCATCATCCTAGAATTCCTAACGACATGTTTTAGGATTTTCAATGACATGCATCCTTCGATGTCAGGATTTTCAACAATATATGGAGTTGAATGTCTTTCAATGTCTTTGTGAGGAATGAAGGATATATCCTTGGAACGACATCTGATGATAAAGTGGCaaaagttatattttccttgagaaaGTGGTGAAGATTCATTGTCAGCTTCGATGAGATTTGATAGAAAGTATTTGCAGCATCCTATTCTGGACGTATGTTGAGGCTCCATCAAATACAGCTAAAGTCATTAATACTGTTCTTTCGTCCGCTTTCTAATTTTATCGATAATAATTCTTACATCTACTTAATAGTGCCGATTCCGAGAGGAGACTCTTATCAACAGGGTTGTAGAAGAATAATAAGTTAtcaaaaccaattttttaaGATATGGCTAGTCTCCagaatttcttattttcatacaaattatgCTTATTACTTGTGCAATGTGTTCCAtaaatcaacttttttaataatgaaaaaactgaactaggtaataaaattttctcttaaatctctAGTTTGCCCTAGAGAAAAGATCATCTTGTACATCATCAATGTACATCTTAAATTTAGAAATGAGTCTATTTGGAATGATATAATGGTAATAAAATATCTTTGTTGGTATACATctgggtttttttcttttcttctttttttcttgactttaaatgttCTCCTTTGTTACATTGTTGAGAATAAATCTAGTCAGCCATAGGGGAAAGAATTATGAGAATTTCTGTTAACGTTCCTGCAATCACATATAATTAGTATTTCAATATAAAAGGTTTTATTAGCGACATATCGAATTCATCCAAGAGGCAATTTGTCtcctagaaaaatagattttcgagGTAATATGGAAAATAACTTTGGTTAATAACTTTATGACTTGGTGTTTTGTGTACCTATCGAAAACACTTTGATATAAGTACATTATAAGTATAGGTCTTTACtataagttttcttttaaagaaattaagttttcttttggggttacttttaaaaaaatcggatccacAGGAAGTACATCTACATCTCTAGAGTgcctgatttctgaaattttgaagctaaaaaactgaggaataaagtgaaaaatatacaagaaaaaatttcatggattgtgaaattttttcagaggtatttttgacattttatttttgagctttttagcCTCAAAATGTAATTATATTCTCTTGAGATATAGATCTATTTCCTGAAGATCCGACgttttgtaaaagaaataaaaacccgGAATAAATTTCATTATCAGTCAGAACTGCCGCTAGGAAGGCGCTGCGTGACGCCGCGCGTGGGCCGCTTGCGTCAGTGCTACAAAGCCGCTCCGGATGCCGCGAGTAGCGGCGCCTGGACTCCGAGTCCGACGAGGGGTATCCACATTCAAACGGGTGAATATCTCTAGCTACACTGCCGCTCCTCTATGTGGATAAGCGATTCCGCTTTGGCACCGTCCACCGCTAGAAGCGGCGATGGAGCTCGATCTTGCTAACTGGGTACATGATTCTACTACCCAGGACTAACAAAAATTTGATGactctaaatttaaaaatggataACTTTTagttaatattattattttcttcgtttattttttcattttgtgtgCTTTCACTTTGTGACATTAgatggaaaagaaagaaaaacaccccccccccttcaactTTGCTGCCATGGATCGCAGTCCATGTAACCCTCCCCGAATTCACCTCTAGAAATAACAAGAGAATATTACAGAAAACTCACCTGTGTCACTGAAATCATCGACTAAAATTATTTCcttgagctttttttgaggAGAGCGTTGCAAGGTTGTCTCTATGGTTCTTATGAGGGGGCTCCATCTCtcattattgaaaattataatGACGCTTGCAACAGGAAGAGAGTCTTCTTGGTATGTTTGGGACTCACACCTAAAAATATTTAACATTCTGATCAACTAATGATTCACGAAgtagcatttttgaaaatttgaccccAGCCCTATTGGTGGATATCTCCTAGAAATTACGACTTTGGGTACAGTTAATCAGAGATGGTCAATTCCTACAGGAAGTCCGCCAAAGTGACTAACAAAATCACCGGTCACTTTCGTGGATTTTCATTTGCTGAACATTTGACCCTGGTTGACTGTCCCCAGACTTACAGTCAACAAGAAGAGAAATTCATGAACATAGCTCTAGTCAATTTACAGAAACGATGGAAGTAGACTTTTGTTCACATTATTGATAATAATTATTCAGTACAATACTAGCAGAATACTGTACTCAATTGAGTTAGATATTTTGAATGCTGTTTTAGGATTAAAAGAATACCTAAGTTTTGAATATTCAAACCTGACTTTGTGCATTTTTTGAGATGTTCCTCACAATTCAGAATTTAGTAATACCTACTTAGGTACATTGGACTCTTGTCCATTCTTTTCTTCCCTCACTTTAAGTGAGCTTTGATTGAGCTAAAGACAATTTGtcagaacaaaaagaaaaagagtacATACACATTTGATAATACTCACAAGGGATTTCTAGCATCCGGTATTTTTCTGGTGTAAGAGATCCGATCACTTAGAATTAAATTGAATGACTCTTTGGCCACATTATCCTCGAAATCTTTCTTGGAAAATCCATCTAGATGTTCAACAGGTACACCATATTCTCCTAAACCAGGAATGATGATTGACTCATCCGCTAGGATCAATGCCTCATACTTGCTAATTTCTTCTTTGGAGAAATTTGTAACATGCGAGAAAAAAGAATTCTCTGCTGGCCGTACCAATCTGGGAAAAAGTCTGGTTTGTTCAGAGGGCGACAGTTCATCACTGTTGTTTGAGTAAAGCTGAGCATATTCTTCAGGTGGACTCCCATTGAGTAAATCTTTGTTGTaggataaaaaaatcaaattcaacaCAATTATTACTAATCCTGATAAGGTGATGACTTTCAGAACGAAGCATTTTCTTCTGATGTTGAGTAAGTAGGACATAATCGAATTAATGCAAAAGTAAGTCCATACTTAAACATTAAACAATATCACAGTGATTTGAGAATTGAAGGAAATACAAATTCGAGAGGAGAAACTAAGGAAGGCACGTTCAGCACATGACAGAGTGGCATCGCGGTTAACTTCAGAGAGAAGGGAGAGCAAATATCGTACGCACCAAAGACAGTTTATGAGTCATAAAAAGGCTGATGAAGTGATGAAAACTATATAGTTAAGAAGTGAGTATCTGTTGTCATGGCTGAAAATGAGATTGAACAAGTTTCTCTACTGTGAGAAATGTGTGATCTTGGAGAGAGTATGAGAATTCTCACGACACGGTGACAGCAGTTAAGAGATGACAGACACGCATCGAAAGACGTGGCGACAGGCAGGTTACATATATTTCTGGAGAGGACGACGGCTCACTTATGATAAACACAAATTATAGTTGAAGGGTTGAAAATTGCACTTTACATATAAAAAAAGAGAAGCAATAAGTAAGTAGTCTAAATAAAGGAGTATaaatataaacaaaaacaaTGGCCCTCCATGCCAATTCCCACGTTCGCAACGAGTGATGTTCTCTTTTCGACGGAGGAACAGAAATGACCGAGGGAAAGAGGCAAAGAACCACATAACTACTTAGAGTGTCGTATCCATCTTCCCGCGGTTTTCTACCAAACCTATAACctcaagaaagaaaatcaaaatatgaaaataatgaaatgaactGAACAACTGTTCACATCATGTTTTGGTGCTTGTTACtaagtagtttttttaagtaaatagtTAACTATCAGTGATTTCGTGTCTATTTTTGTCCAAGCCgtacttatttttctccttgtcCTTTTTCTAtatttgtttgttattttcaagtaagaaaataaattattagaaaattaaagccaatttatgcattaaaaccaaaaaattccttTCCTAAACGGAAGTGTCAGTCGAGCTTCTATACAACACACTACACATCCAGTGCAGTGACTCTgaagaaaacaagttcaaagctaaaaatttcaaaagttgatgtagcataaatgaaaaaaaaaaagtgctctgaaaatttattaagcagcaaatatttttctgctgGGAAAACCTATGTTCCTAAAAAAGAAAAGCTTCAAGTAAATGGGCTGATCCATTTAAATGTGTTATTTTTACATCTCTAATGTTTAATCTTCAacttatataaaaataaaataatttgcagAGTTTTCATTCCGGGGAGATGGTCAATTAGACTGTTTGACCCTGATTTGACCAAAAGACCACTTCTGAGTTTTAGATTCTTACTCTctgattttttattgtaaaaatgcACCTATTTCAGCTTTGTCAGTGCGCAGTGCCGCGCGGATTATTTTTTCAGCCAATCAGGTTTAATTAACGTATACCTAACGCAGAGAGCAGATATATTTCAATCGCGGAGGAGAGTGAGCgaggaaaccaaaaattcactgaatgcATATTAGGTATCCCTCCCTAAGGTAATGTAATAATATTTGGTTAATTTCAAGAGG
This window of the Bemisia tabaci chromosome 3, PGI_BMITA_v3 genome carries:
- the Pgant1 gene encoding polypeptide N-acetylgalactosaminyltransferase 1 yields the protein MSYLLNIRRKCFVLKVITLSGLVIIVLNLIFLSYNKDLLNGSPPEEYAQLYSNNSDELSPSEQTRLFPRLVRPAENSFFSHVTNFSKEEISKYEALILADESIIIPGLGEYGVPVEHLDGFSKKDFEDNVAKESFNLILSDRISYTRKIPDARNPLCESQTYQEDSLPVASVIIIFNNERWSPLIRTIETTLQRSPQKKLKEIILVDDFSDTEELKGKLDYYLYTRLPSKVKLLRLKKRSGLIRARLAGAQVATGDVLVFLDSHCEVGIKWLEPMLQRIKEQRNAVLTPIIDIIDDKNLAYIYSGDKTHFQIGSFFWSGHFTWIPVPPRENERRKSAIAPTRSPTMAGGLFAINREYFWEIGSYDSQMDVWGGENLEMSFRIWQCGGLLETIPCSRVGHIFRNFHPYSFPGSKDTHGINTARLVEVWMDDYKRFFYLHRPELKDIDIGDLTERKNLRHNLKCKSFKWYLEKILPEKFIPDEKVQAYGRMRAVESNLCLDNLQNNMDNPYTLGVYSCHSKLYPSQYFSLSDLGELRQEVQCAEVGTQTDKKKRYIITMFECHGGANQKWIITQSGGLKHQESNLCLTVISEEPISVVAAKCDSSNAQIWTFDYYTGNAKPFDVGDAEIL